In Edaphobacter paludis, a single window of DNA contains:
- a CDS encoding polysaccharide biosynthesis/export family protein codes for MMRKQDHLSLVSGNPLSRSHVIRSLPFLAAAMLALCLYPSQASAQFSGPAIGISQPVNPKVTPTTDPAILYPASRDVILQQGDLLTVQIYGMTDYTPAVRVSVDGTVQLPLIGSLHVEGLTLHQAEHLIAERLTSAGMYRDPQVTIQLPEAPNQVVTLTGEMHGNIPVAGQKRLLDVLSAAGGLPSTASHTITIDRPGIAQPIVVDLGTDPAKSASANVPVFPRDTIVVSRVGVVYLLGAFKVQGAIPMQQNSPLTLMQATALGGGDGYQGKMEDLRIIRTEGFDRKVVRVNLRKIYDGKEPDPVLQADDIVLLPTNAMKAAIKNGGVATLIGIGSLLLYATRP; via the coding sequence ATGATGAGAAAACAGGATCATCTCAGCCTCGTTAGCGGTAATCCGCTATCGCGGTCACACGTCATCCGAAGTCTGCCATTTTTAGCGGCAGCGATGCTTGCTTTATGTCTTTATCCCTCCCAGGCATCCGCTCAGTTCAGTGGTCCCGCTATCGGAATCTCTCAACCGGTTAATCCGAAGGTCACACCAACCACCGATCCCGCAATCCTCTATCCCGCAAGCCGCGATGTCATTCTCCAGCAGGGAGACCTCCTGACTGTCCAGATCTACGGGATGACCGACTACACGCCCGCTGTGCGAGTCAGCGTCGACGGCACCGTCCAACTTCCTTTGATTGGCAGCCTGCATGTCGAAGGGCTTACTCTACATCAGGCAGAACACTTGATCGCGGAACGGTTAACGAGTGCCGGGATGTATCGCGATCCGCAAGTGACAATTCAACTTCCCGAAGCACCCAACCAGGTCGTCACGCTCACTGGCGAAATGCATGGCAACATCCCCGTGGCAGGTCAGAAGCGGCTACTTGATGTCTTGTCGGCGGCAGGTGGGTTGCCCTCCACTGCAAGTCACACCATCACCATCGACCGGCCCGGTATTGCGCAGCCGATTGTTGTGGATCTCGGGACCGATCCTGCCAAAAGCGCGAGTGCGAACGTACCTGTTTTTCCAAGGGATACCATCGTCGTTTCCCGCGTCGGAGTCGTCTACCTGCTTGGAGCATTCAAAGTTCAGGGCGCTATTCCAATGCAGCAAAATTCACCGCTGACTCTTATGCAGGCGACGGCTCTCGGGGGAGGCGATGGATATCAGGGCAAGATGGAGGATCTGCGAATTATCCGGACAGAGGGGTTCGATCGTAAGGTCGTCCGCGTCAATCTCAGGAAAATCTACGATGGCAAGGAGCCGGACCCAGTGCTACAGGCGGATGATATCGTTCTCCTTCCCACCAACGCGATGAAGGCAGCAATCAAGAATGGGGGCGTTGCCACTTTGATAGGCATTGGCTCTCTTCTGCTCTACGCGACTCGCCCATAG
- a CDS encoding glycosyltransferase family 4 protein: MVKPLFTDVRLTKKSSPCGFLTVKAKRMTKKVKLAYLVSHPIQYQAPLLRRIAQEPDIELTVFFSSDFSVRSYKDEGFGGVGVKWDVPLLDGYHHEFLPGIRENATVGVTRPLSYGILKRLRGGKDESPFDVVWVHGYSTVNAMHGILAAKALGIPVLLRAESWLRDRERTGLKLAAKHLFFKFLKQCIDGVLPIGTLNSAYWRHYLGDDFPQYLMPYAVDNHYFQRRSQEAIPHREQLQKELNLDPSRPVILFASKLQSRKRCEDLLTAYLNLSPGPGQDPRPYLVIVGDGEERAALEKRAADSGCSSIRFCGFRNQSELPGFFDIATIFVLPSRHEPWGLIVNEVMNAGRAVIISDDVGCQPDLVTDGVEGCIFPAGNVAALTDALQRALATPETAQLMGRRGLERIQTWSYEEDIVGLRKAIAQTTGKIIA; this comes from the coding sequence TTGGTTAAACCACTTTTTACCGATGTTCGACTAACTAAGAAAAGTTCGCCCTGTGGCTTCCTAACGGTCAAGGCCAAAAGAATGACAAAAAAAGTAAAGCTTGCCTATCTTGTAAGTCATCCGATTCAATATCAGGCACCCCTGCTGCGACGAATTGCGCAGGAGCCAGACATCGAACTGACTGTCTTTTTTAGTTCCGACTTCTCGGTTCGAAGCTACAAAGACGAGGGTTTTGGGGGCGTAGGTGTCAAATGGGATGTGCCGCTCCTGGATGGTTACCATCATGAATTTCTCCCTGGAATTCGCGAGAACGCCACAGTTGGCGTTACCCGTCCACTCAGCTACGGGATTCTCAAGCGTTTACGCGGAGGCAAAGACGAGTCCCCCTTTGACGTAGTGTGGGTTCATGGATACTCGACCGTCAATGCGATGCATGGAATCCTGGCGGCGAAAGCGTTGGGAATACCAGTCCTGCTTCGCGCCGAATCATGGTTGAGGGATCGAGAACGCACAGGTCTCAAGCTGGCAGCAAAGCACCTTTTTTTCAAATTCCTCAAGCAGTGTATTGATGGAGTCCTCCCCATTGGAACGCTAAACTCTGCTTATTGGCGCCATTATTTAGGTGATGATTTCCCGCAATATCTGATGCCCTACGCTGTCGACAATCACTACTTTCAAAGACGTAGTCAAGAGGCGATCCCGCATCGCGAACAGCTGCAAAAGGAATTGAATCTTGATCCATCCAGACCCGTCATTCTTTTCGCCTCAAAGCTGCAAAGTCGTAAACGTTGCGAAGACCTGCTTACCGCATACCTCAACCTATCCCCCGGCCCCGGACAGGATCCACGTCCGTACCTCGTGATCGTCGGAGATGGCGAAGAGCGCGCCGCTCTTGAAAAGAGGGCTGCGGATAGCGGATGCAGCAGCATTCGCTTCTGCGGGTTCCGAAACCAGTCAGAATTACCAGGATTTTTCGATATCGCGACGATATTTGTTTTGCCCTCCCGCCACGAGCCGTGGGGATTGATTGTGAATGAAGTAATGAACGCAGGTCGCGCCGTCATCATCTCTGACGATGTCGGATGCCAGCCGGACTTAGTTACCGATGGGGTTGAAGGTTGCATATTCCCCGCCGGGAACGTCGCTGCGCTTACAGATGCGCTGCAAAGAGCTTTGGCCACCCCGGAGACAGCCCAACTCATGGGAAGACGCGGATTGGAACGAATCCAGACGTGGAGTTATGAAGAGGACATCGTAGGTTTGCGAAAGGCAATTGCACAGACCACTGGCAAGATAATCGCCTGA
- a CDS encoding polysaccharide biosynthesis tyrosine autokinase, which translates to MSFQNTQPLPGGDIAGNAPPGFSTAGADNTLSEAILTLKKRRWIVIVAVLLGFVYGIYKAKTQPKLYNAFGQIQVRSGSSNEYRIDAAAAMGGSTDTASKMLTEIQILKSDTLMLTVAREMDLANNPNFLEAKGPIGHSNLDDPAVRQATIGRLQHNLRITLVPKTEIINISYSSLNAKLAADIVNKVIAAYIQRSYETRFASTQRVSQWLSSQLDDLKQQVETSQEQMMELQRRLGILGFDPNHNQISTSLEDLSKAAGDAKLARIIAESRYRVLSGMDPDSMESSIDTMPGGAPAELNQLRIQLSTAKANYAQMEANLGPNHPQSKSLKAQIAELTSAVDKEQTRLLLQAKENYVVARANENQTNAALEAQKADAYKLRDDLIEYTLRQREFESNRTLYEGLLQKLRTAGVEAGLESMEIDIVDPAMPPAHPTLKSSSKMVLVGVIFGLIGGIIVAFLMDSLDTGLRTIAEVESVTELPSLAVIPRARRTSPEQGASMTTAQKNLIVLSQSKSQFAEAFRSLRTSLLLSTTGHPPKFILLTSATPSEGKTTLSTNLACILAQGDARVLLIDADLRRPSVHHRFGMSGKVGLTTILTGATSLENAVQNIAEVPNLDILAAGPMPPFPSEMLSSHAMDSLLQHCGDLYTHVLLDTPPILSVTDGVVLARHADAVVLVVRHGSSSKNVVRRARDLLVRSAAPLTGIVLNAVDLNSPDYYGYYGYSGYSYSSADSGSWEPQGTSEVHNRRSGETE; encoded by the coding sequence ATGTCTTTCCAAAATACGCAGCCTTTGCCCGGCGGGGACATCGCGGGGAACGCCCCCCCCGGATTCAGTACAGCTGGCGCTGACAACACATTGTCTGAGGCGATTCTCACGCTCAAAAAGCGGCGCTGGATCGTGATCGTAGCTGTGCTGCTCGGTTTTGTGTATGGAATTTATAAGGCCAAAACGCAGCCAAAGCTGTACAACGCCTTCGGACAGATCCAGGTCAGGTCAGGTTCCTCCAATGAATACCGTATCGACGCAGCGGCGGCGATGGGCGGGAGCACCGACACGGCCTCGAAGATGCTGACCGAGATCCAGATACTCAAGAGCGACACGTTAATGTTGACCGTCGCTCGCGAAATGGATCTGGCGAACAATCCCAATTTTCTCGAAGCAAAAGGGCCGATCGGGCATAGCAATCTGGATGATCCCGCAGTACGTCAGGCGACAATAGGCAGACTACAACACAACCTGCGCATTACTCTGGTTCCGAAGACAGAGATCATCAACATCAGCTACAGCAGTCTGAACGCCAAGCTCGCTGCGGATATCGTGAATAAGGTCATCGCGGCTTATATCCAACGCAGTTATGAAACAAGATTCGCATCGACCCAGCGGGTCTCGCAATGGCTCTCAAGCCAGTTGGATGACCTGAAACAGCAGGTCGAAACGTCTCAGGAACAAATGATGGAGCTGCAGAGGCGTCTGGGCATTCTGGGATTCGATCCTAATCACAACCAGATAAGCACCTCATTGGAAGATCTCTCCAAGGCGGCCGGCGACGCTAAACTCGCCCGCATCATCGCGGAGTCGCGATACCGCGTCCTTAGCGGCATGGACCCGGATTCAATGGAAAGTTCCATCGACACCATGCCCGGCGGAGCTCCTGCGGAGTTGAACCAGCTTCGTATCCAGCTTTCGACAGCTAAAGCAAATTATGCCCAGATGGAAGCAAATCTCGGGCCGAATCACCCGCAGTCGAAGTCGTTGAAGGCCCAAATCGCCGAACTCACCAGCGCAGTAGACAAGGAGCAGACTCGCCTGCTGCTGCAGGCAAAAGAGAACTACGTTGTCGCTCGCGCGAACGAAAATCAGACCAATGCCGCTCTCGAAGCCCAGAAGGCTGACGCCTATAAGCTGCGCGACGATCTCATCGAATACACACTTCGTCAGCGCGAATTCGAATCGAACCGGACCCTCTATGAGGGTCTCCTGCAAAAACTCCGCACCGCTGGGGTCGAGGCTGGCCTGGAATCGATGGAGATTGACATCGTCGATCCGGCCATGCCTCCAGCCCATCCCACTCTCAAATCATCATCAAAGATGGTCCTCGTAGGTGTGATCTTCGGCCTGATCGGCGGAATCATCGTCGCCTTCCTGATGGACAGTCTGGATACCGGTTTGCGCACCATCGCGGAGGTCGAAAGTGTCACGGAGCTGCCGTCCCTCGCAGTAATTCCGCGCGCACGAAGGACATCGCCCGAACAAGGTGCTTCGATGACGACGGCGCAGAAAAACCTCATCGTCCTCTCACAGTCGAAATCGCAATTTGCAGAGGCCTTCCGGTCCCTCCGAACTTCGCTGCTTCTATCCACCACCGGCCACCCGCCAAAATTTATTCTGCTCACCAGCGCCACGCCTTCTGAAGGCAAAACCACGCTCTCGACTAACCTCGCCTGCATTCTGGCGCAGGGAGATGCGCGCGTCCTTCTGATCGATGCGGACCTTCGCAGGCCCAGCGTTCATCATCGTTTTGGAATGAGCGGCAAGGTAGGATTGACGACCATCCTCACCGGGGCGACCTCGCTTGAGAACGCCGTCCAGAATATCGCCGAGGTTCCAAATCTCGACATTCTAGCCGCCGGGCCAATGCCGCCTTTCCCATCCGAAATGCTAAGTTCGCATGCGATGGATTCGTTGCTGCAACACTGTGGCGATCTCTACACGCATGTGCTTCTCGATACGCCACCGATCCTTTCCGTCACCGATGGCGTCGTCCTCGCGCGTCACGCCGATGCCGTGGTGCTTGTCGTTCGTCACGGAAGCTCGAGCAAGAATGTAGTGCGTCGTGCACGAGATCTTCTGGTACGCTCGGCCGCCCCGCTTACTGGCATCGTACTCAATGCCGTCGATCTAAATTCTCCTGATTATTATGGATACTACGGGTATTCAGGCTATTCCTATTCCAGCGCCGATTCGGGAAGCTGGGAGCCCCAAGGTACGTCAGAAGTACACAATCGCAGGTCCGGGGAGACTGAATGA
- a CDS encoding thiamine pyrophosphate-dependent enzyme, producing the protein MSETAPHENPLVPNKKLRQIYTAMVEARLLDEHIAKLQRKAKSRHRLYSTSGQEACRVATALELNPGDLVSDLQVSATMDLLFGTSLAPLLRHVAAVVSGTQSRTTLLSEELTAKRQLPWTDDASDRLKMALGAALAFKTLKQDNIVVAYTHHADLPKRSWNQVLALAAELSLPIIFVVLPEPDIKKSPATNICAKARSAGLPGIPVDVNDAVALYRVAQESIGRARGGDGAVLIECISYRPAGQRSNKIDDPILHMKNFMTGRQVCSEDWADHAGDTFRKNLAASIVKS; encoded by the coding sequence TTGAGCGAAACAGCGCCGCACGAAAATCCATTAGTGCCCAACAAGAAGCTTCGGCAGATCTACACAGCAATGGTCGAGGCAAGGTTGCTGGACGAACATATCGCAAAGCTACAGCGCAAAGCGAAATCGAGGCACCGGCTGTATTCCACATCTGGACAGGAGGCGTGCCGGGTAGCTACAGCGCTCGAACTGAACCCTGGTGACCTGGTCAGCGATCTTCAAGTCAGCGCAACGATGGACCTTCTCTTTGGGACTTCGCTCGCTCCTCTCCTCCGTCATGTCGCAGCCGTTGTCTCTGGCACCCAATCCCGCACTACGCTCTTATCAGAAGAATTGACGGCGAAACGTCAATTGCCCTGGACCGACGACGCAAGCGACCGCCTGAAGATGGCACTCGGCGCGGCCCTTGCTTTCAAGACCCTCAAACAGGACAACATTGTGGTGGCTTACACCCATCATGCAGACTTGCCGAAACGATCGTGGAATCAGGTTCTTGCGCTGGCGGCGGAGCTGAGTCTGCCAATCATTTTTGTAGTTCTTCCTGAACCTGACATCAAAAAATCCCCGGCTACAAACATCTGCGCGAAGGCGAGGTCGGCCGGCCTCCCGGGAATTCCCGTGGATGTAAACGACGCTGTGGCGCTGTATCGCGTTGCACAGGAATCGATTGGACGAGCCCGCGGAGGTGATGGTGCAGTCTTGATCGAGTGCATTTCTTACCGGCCAGCGGGGCAACGAAGTAACAAAATCGACGATCCTATCCTTCACATGAAAAACTTTATGACGGGACGCCAGGTTTGTAGTGAAGATTGGGCGGATCACGCTGGTGATACTTTTCGTAAAAATTTGGCAGCATCAATCGTTAAGTCTTAA
- a CDS encoding glycosyltransferase gives MRILHIMGTLDPAAGGPSQSVRVLMSYASIGYVGEVVTLDDPEAPWLKTLAFPVHPLGPVGSTYGFNPKLVPWIKANRHRFDGVVVNGLWQYCGLAARRALSGTNTPYLVFTHGMLDPYFKHAFPLKHAKKWPYWLLAEYWNLRGAYRVLFTSEAEKQLAEESFWLHRWNPYVVPYGAKGPAGDLEAMKQIFLDQCPQVKDKRYLLFLGRIHRKKGCDLLVDAFAKVAAADPELHLVMAGPDPQQWSAELQQTAFKAGIADRIHWPGMITGDAKWGAFYGAEAFILPSHQENFGIAVAEAMACGTPVLLSDKVNIADEIANDGAGFMEPDTLDGTLHLLQRWIATSPQQREQMAQQAQRSFKERYDMQQTAKTIIQLFEAANHHS, from the coding sequence ATGCGTATTCTTCACATCATGGGGACCCTGGACCCGGCCGCCGGCGGCCCCTCCCAGTCCGTGCGGGTACTGATGAGCTATGCATCCATCGGCTACGTCGGCGAAGTAGTGACACTCGACGATCCTGAAGCCCCGTGGCTCAAGACCCTCGCATTTCCGGTTCATCCGCTTGGCCCCGTTGGCTCAACCTACGGTTTCAATCCCAAACTAGTGCCATGGATCAAGGCCAACCGCCATCGCTTCGACGGCGTCGTCGTGAATGGTTTGTGGCAGTATTGCGGTCTTGCCGCACGGCGCGCCCTCTCCGGAACCAACACTCCCTACCTTGTCTTCACGCACGGAATGTTGGACCCCTACTTCAAACATGCCTTCCCGCTGAAGCACGCCAAGAAGTGGCCTTATTGGCTATTGGCAGAATATTGGAACCTGCGCGGCGCATATCGGGTCCTATTCACATCGGAGGCGGAGAAGCAGCTCGCCGAAGAGAGCTTCTGGTTGCATCGCTGGAATCCTTATGTCGTTCCTTACGGTGCAAAGGGACCGGCCGGCGACCTCGAGGCGATGAAGCAGATCTTCCTGGATCAATGTCCGCAGGTGAAGGACAAGCGCTACCTCCTTTTTCTCGGACGAATCCACCGGAAAAAGGGCTGCGACCTGCTGGTCGATGCCTTTGCAAAGGTCGCCGCCGCCGATCCTGAACTCCATCTCGTGATGGCCGGTCCCGATCCCCAACAGTGGAGCGCCGAATTGCAGCAGACGGCGTTCAAGGCAGGTATCGCTGACCGTATCCACTGGCCCGGCATGATTACCGGCGATGCGAAGTGGGGTGCCTTTTACGGGGCCGAGGCCTTCATCCTTCCGTCCCATCAGGAGAACTTTGGCATCGCAGTCGCCGAAGCGATGGCCTGCGGCACTCCCGTCCTTCTTTCCGACAAGGTGAACATCGCCGACGAAATCGCCAACGACGGCGCAGGATTCATGGAACCGGACACGCTTGACGGAACGCTCCATCTACTGCAACGCTGGATCGCAACTTCGCCGCAGCAACGCGAGCAGATGGCACAGCAGGCACAGCGCAGCTTCAAAGAGCGTTACGATATGCAGCAGACCGCAAAGACAATCATTCAGCTGTTCGAAGCAGCAAACCATCATTCTTAA
- a CDS encoding UDP-glucose/GDP-mannose dehydrogenase family protein codes for MDQNSKIAVVGSGYVGLVAAVCFAEMGHTVICVDNDDRKVAALQGGDTLIHENHLPELLERYRNTKIRFMTDLGEATRECDAIFIAVGTPQSEAGDADLSYVEAVACEIARSITSYKVIVEKSTVPVYTNEWVRRAIERNGVDRTLFDVVSNPEFLREGTAVADFLHPDRIVVGSDSERASALLKDIYAPLTDGEYYKRPDAIEGHCSSTEPPLLLLTSTKSAEIIKHASNAFLALKISFINAVSNLCEAADANVEQVALGMGLDSRIGPKFLRPGIGYGGSCFPKDVAAFRSVAEQMGIDFNLLSEVEKINVQQKKRFLAKVRSALWTLRTKRIGVLGLAFKGETDDIRESPAIDLVEMLLAEGCSVTAFDPAAMKRAQEALPASDRLRYAGSAYEAAEDADALLILTDWPEFASLDLEQLNKIMRYPIIIDGRNLYDPNVAAQHGFTYLSIGRPASYPVKQASVSSTV; via the coding sequence ATGGATCAAAACTCTAAAATTGCGGTTGTTGGATCGGGCTATGTGGGGTTGGTCGCCGCGGTTTGCTTTGCAGAAATGGGTCACACGGTTATTTGTGTGGACAATGACGATCGCAAGGTCGCAGCCCTGCAAGGAGGTGACACGCTTATTCATGAAAATCACCTTCCAGAGCTTCTCGAACGGTACCGTAATACGAAGATCCGCTTTATGACGGACCTTGGTGAGGCGACTCGTGAGTGCGACGCGATTTTTATCGCCGTGGGAACACCTCAAAGCGAGGCTGGCGACGCGGACCTTTCCTATGTCGAGGCGGTCGCCTGTGAAATCGCACGCTCCATCACCAGCTACAAGGTGATCGTTGAGAAGAGCACTGTTCCTGTGTACACCAATGAATGGGTCCGGCGGGCGATTGAACGCAATGGAGTTGACCGCACTCTGTTTGACGTAGTTTCGAATCCGGAGTTTCTGCGTGAAGGAACTGCGGTTGCCGATTTTCTCCATCCCGACCGCATTGTGGTGGGGTCTGATAGCGAGCGAGCTTCAGCGTTGCTGAAGGACATCTATGCCCCATTGACGGACGGCGAATACTACAAGCGCCCGGACGCCATCGAAGGGCACTGCAGTTCAACGGAGCCACCGCTTCTGCTGCTTACTTCGACGAAGAGTGCCGAGATCATCAAGCATGCTTCGAACGCATTTCTCGCATTGAAAATTTCCTTCATCAATGCTGTTTCGAATCTGTGCGAGGCTGCCGACGCGAATGTCGAACAGGTTGCTCTCGGAATGGGATTAGACAGCCGCATTGGGCCAAAGTTCCTTCGTCCTGGCATTGGTTATGGGGGATCGTGCTTTCCCAAGGATGTAGCCGCATTTCGCTCCGTGGCTGAGCAGATGGGCATCGATTTCAACCTTTTGAGCGAGGTGGAAAAGATCAATGTTCAGCAAAAGAAGCGCTTTCTGGCGAAGGTTCGATCTGCTTTATGGACACTGCGCACGAAACGAATCGGTGTACTTGGTCTGGCCTTTAAGGGGGAGACGGATGACATTCGGGAATCGCCGGCCATCGATCTGGTCGAGATGCTGCTCGCTGAAGGCTGCTCCGTCACAGCTTTTGACCCTGCCGCGATGAAGCGCGCGCAGGAAGCGCTTCCGGCCAGTGACCGGCTGCGTTACGCGGGCAGCGCCTATGAAGCGGCCGAGGATGCCGACGCTTTGCTGATTCTGACGGACTGGCCGGAGTTTGCTTCACTCGATCTCGAGCAATTGAACAAGATCATGCGTTATCCCATCATCATTGATGGCCGCAATCTCTACGATCCTAATGTCGCTGCGCAGCATGGATTCACTTATCTCAGCATCGGACGTCCTGCTTCGTATCCTGTAAAGCAGGCCTCCGTTTCGAGCACGGTGTAA
- a CDS encoding capsule assembly Wzi family protein, with amino-acid sequence MPAYAPQNQTETPAIAQPQKAPQPVVPPATASPQNPFTAYVPYGPLDEDKLPDHYGSTYIPVDSWVYPAMTRLYSMGFLDTMFLGMRPWTRRSALHMIQESKYDIINSNNEEAQDILAKLLTEFDAEVPSGFTKRGAVYGLESTYTRFMGVGGTTLRDSYHIGQTINNDYGRPYQSGFNNITGFSTVNELGPFSLYVRGEYQHSPSGDGYSHALATQLSNIDGIPYTPPNEPQATIPAGPISAQNPFRLVEASLSFHLLGHEISGGKTDAWLGPAAGGAMAWSNNAENIYSLRVNRVEPLNVFLLSKLLGPLRYDFFIGSLKGHTSPNSPWVHSEMFSFRPTVNFEFGFQRTIIFGGEGHEPVTLHTFLHGFFNLSDTTEAVKYSRNDPGARYSDFNFSYRLPFVRRYATFYVDSIAHDDVTPISAPRRAAFRTGLYISQLPKLHKLDFRVEAVTTDPKVTRSYGGQFNYFEIVQLQGYTNKGYIMGDWIGREAKGGQAWLTYHLSGDEWIQLEYLNKKTPKDFIPGGTTQNQFKASVVKRLKPDLEMNAWVQYEGWKAPIYKSGLQKDTTAAIQLTWFPKLHSYPQR; translated from the coding sequence ATGCCCGCCTATGCGCCACAAAATCAGACCGAGACGCCGGCAATAGCGCAGCCCCAGAAGGCCCCTCAGCCCGTCGTGCCGCCGGCAACCGCTTCGCCGCAAAATCCCTTCACCGCCTATGTACCTTACGGACCACTCGATGAAGACAAATTGCCGGACCACTACGGCTCAACGTACATTCCTGTAGATAGCTGGGTCTATCCAGCCATGACCCGCCTCTACTCCATGGGATTTCTAGACACTATGTTTCTGGGAATGCGTCCTTGGACGCGCCGTAGCGCTCTGCACATGATCCAGGAATCGAAGTACGACATCATCAACAGCAACAACGAAGAGGCGCAGGATATCCTGGCGAAACTTTTGACCGAGTTCGATGCGGAGGTCCCTTCAGGATTTACGAAACGCGGCGCGGTCTATGGATTGGAGTCCACCTACACGAGGTTTATGGGAGTCGGTGGCACCACTCTGCGGGACAGCTATCACATCGGTCAGACAATCAATAATGATTACGGGCGCCCGTATCAATCCGGGTTCAACAACATCACTGGTTTTTCGACGGTAAATGAGCTAGGACCGTTTTCACTCTATGTGCGCGGTGAGTACCAGCACTCGCCATCTGGGGACGGGTACTCTCATGCTCTGGCAACTCAGCTTTCGAATATCGACGGAATCCCATATACCCCTCCCAATGAACCTCAGGCCACAATTCCTGCCGGCCCTATCTCCGCACAGAACCCTTTTCGCCTGGTCGAAGCTTCTCTTTCCTTTCATCTGCTTGGCCACGAGATTTCAGGAGGCAAGACAGACGCTTGGCTTGGGCCAGCGGCTGGCGGAGCAATGGCGTGGTCCAACAATGCGGAAAATATCTATTCCTTACGCGTGAACCGCGTTGAGCCTCTGAACGTCTTTTTGCTGTCTAAGCTGCTCGGACCGCTACGGTACGACTTCTTCATCGGAAGCCTCAAAGGACATACCTCTCCCAACAGCCCATGGGTTCACTCTGAGATGTTTTCTTTTCGCCCGACGGTAAACTTTGAATTTGGTTTCCAGAGGACAATCATCTTCGGCGGCGAAGGCCACGAACCTGTCACGCTGCACACCTTTCTCCACGGCTTCTTCAATCTAAGTGATACAACCGAAGCTGTTAAATACTCCCGCAATGACCCCGGAGCCCGCTATAGCGATTTCAATTTTTCTTATCGCCTGCCCTTTGTGAGACGTTATGCCACCTTCTATGTAGATTCGATCGCACATGATGACGTGACCCCCATTAGCGCTCCCAGGCGTGCTGCCTTCCGTACCGGTCTCTACATCTCTCAGCTTCCGAAGCTGCACAAGCTGGATTTCAGGGTTGAGGCCGTTACGACCGATCCAAAGGTGACCAGAAGTTATGGAGGCCAGTTTAATTATTTTGAAATAGTTCAGTTGCAGGGATATACCAACAAGGGATATATCATGGGCGACTGGATTGGCCGCGAAGCAAAGGGCGGACAGGCATGGTTGACGTACCACCTCTCCGGCGACGAGTGGATTCAGTTGGAATATCTCAACAAGAAAACGCCCAAGGACTTCATCCCGGGCGGTACAACGCAGAATCAATTCAAGGCCAGCGTGGTGAAAAGGCTGAAGCCAGATCTGGAGATGAATGCATGGGTTCAGTACGAAGGATGGAAGGCTCCCATTTACAAATCCGGACTGCAGAAAGATACCACCGCCGCAATCCAATTAACGTGGTTCCCTAAGTTACATTCTTATCCTCAGCGATAG
- a CDS encoding UDP-glucuronic acid decarboxylase family protein, translating into MPQRILVTGAAGFLGSHLCDALLANGHTVVGVDNLCTGSTDNLRQLTGESRFSFEEQDICKSFDPGKVDFIFNFASPASPVDYSRLGVETLSVGSTGTVNTLDLARKYNAGYLHASTSECYGDPEVHPQVETYWGNVNPIGPRSVYDEAKRFSEAVVMAYHRYYGVNTHLVRIFNTYGPRLQINDGRVISNFMSQALRGEPLTIYGDGSQTRSFCYVSDLIAGIVLLADSDEHLPVNIGNPDEWTILECARQVLDVTGTKGEIIAKPLPQDDPTRRCPDITKAKTLLGWEPKVSLRQGLQSSLQYFKDCVSAGSR; encoded by the coding sequence ATGCCTCAAAGGATTCTTGTCACCGGAGCCGCAGGTTTTCTGGGCTCTCACCTCTGTGATGCTTTGCTGGCCAACGGACATACGGTCGTAGGAGTGGACAATCTCTGCACGGGAAGCACGGATAATCTAAGGCAGCTCACTGGAGAATCTCGTTTCAGCTTTGAGGAACAGGATATCTGCAAGTCCTTCGATCCCGGAAAAGTTGACTTCATCTTCAATTTTGCCTCGCCCGCCAGCCCTGTCGACTACAGTCGGCTTGGGGTCGAGACACTTTCTGTCGGTTCGACGGGAACGGTCAATACGTTGGATCTGGCACGAAAATACAACGCCGGGTACCTTCATGCTTCCACGTCGGAGTGCTATGGCGATCCCGAAGTGCATCCGCAGGTTGAGACCTATTGGGGGAACGTCAATCCCATTGGGCCACGGTCTGTCTACGATGAAGCCAAACGCTTCTCTGAGGCTGTTGTGATGGCTTATCACCGCTATTACGGGGTGAATACGCATCTTGTCCGCATCTTTAATACCTATGGGCCACGCCTCCAGATTAATGATGGGCGCGTGATCTCCAACTTTATGTCCCAGGCGCTTCGTGGTGAACCTCTGACGATCTATGGTGACGGGTCACAGACACGCAGCTTCTGCTATGTGTCCGACCTGATCGCGGGAATCGTTCTGCTCGCTGATTCGGATGAGCATCTCCCGGTGAACATTGGTAATCCCGATGAATGGACCATTCTGGAGTGTGCGCGGCAGGTGCTAGATGTTACTGGTACGAAGGGCGAGATCATAGCGAAACCCCTCCCGCAGGATGACCCGACCCGCCGCTGCCCCGATATTACAAAAGCGAAGACTCTCCTCGGCTGGGAACCAAAGGTTAGCCTCCGCCAAGGCCTGCAGAGCTCTTTGCAGTATTTCAAAGACTGCGTCAGCGCCGGGTCTCGATAA